From Mycoplasmopsis mustelae, one genomic window encodes:
- a CDS encoding Tex-like N-terminal domain-containing protein → MNQKIITLLSQKLNIKNQQVQIVLDLLSQGSSIPFISRYRKDATGGLNEEQVFEIQKLYKYNQELQERKKTILDILKEKELLTEQLQETILKTTTKSNLEAIYEPFKVGKITKATEAIALGLQPLAQTILNNKNPKFNVFIEAKKYFNEKVTNVKFAIQQANFIIAQIISQDVKVREFVKESIYKYATLQTKQKKKVEDLNENFSNYYDFNKPIKFIKNHNILAINRGIKLNILSLNFNYNIQPLINTILYQYDHKKINIKNLILPVEDSLKRLILPSIEREIFNELFDKAQHSAIEVFATSLEKLLKAPATYGHTILAIDPAFVSGCKLAVLNSNSEVLFIDKIFPNAPLFKIIQAQTTLIKIFQKFPEIDIIVIGNGTASRETELFIADFIQKQKLNVKWAIVSEVGASVYSTSKIAQEEFPNLSVEERSAVNIGRKFLDPLNELVKINPKSIGVGQYQHDVNQRELEEKLKYKVDKVVNETGVDLNSATKSILTYVSGLNNKIVEKILEYRKLVGNFTNRNELKKVKGLGEKTFEQSIGFLRIFNSENFLDKTFIHPESYQLANYIIAKYHFQPKETGIKISETIKKELFNEFSDKKYEIELILNALENPIKNFDKNKSGFLIKDKILEIQDLQPGFKLQGTIENITDFGLFVYIGLKKHLFIHLNDAKLENQSIFEKYYVGMIIDLEILNIDSNRNRINGKVI, encoded by the coding sequence ATGAATCAAAAAATTATTACACTTCTATCACAAAAACTAAATATTAAAAATCAACAAGTTCAAATAGTTTTAGATCTTTTATCACAAGGTAGTAGCATTCCTTTTATTTCGAGGTATCGCAAGGATGCTACCGGCGGTCTAAATGAAGAACAGGTTTTTGAAATTCAAAAATTATATAAATATAATCAAGAACTTCAAGAACGCAAAAAAACAATTTTAGATATATTAAAGGAAAAAGAATTATTAACCGAACAACTGCAAGAAACAATTTTAAAAACGACAACTAAAAGCAATTTAGAGGCAATATATGAGCCATTTAAAGTAGGAAAAATAACCAAAGCCACCGAAGCGATTGCGTTAGGTTTACAACCATTAGCACAAACAATTTTAAATAACAAAAATCCAAAATTTAATGTGTTTATAGAAGCAAAAAAATATTTTAATGAAAAAGTTACAAATGTAAAATTCGCTATACAACAAGCAAATTTTATCATTGCACAAATCATTTCTCAGGATGTGAAAGTAAGAGAATTTGTGAAAGAAAGTATTTATAAGTATGCAACCTTACAAACTAAACAAAAAAAGAAAGTAGAAGATTTAAATGAAAATTTTAGTAATTATTATGACTTTAATAAACCAATTAAATTTATAAAGAATCATAATATCTTAGCTATTAATCGAGGGATAAAATTAAATATTTTATCACTTAATTTTAATTACAATATTCAACCTTTGATTAATACTATCTTATATCAATATGATCATAAAAAAATCAATATCAAAAATTTAATTTTACCAGTAGAAGATAGTTTAAAAAGATTAATTTTACCATCAATTGAACGAGAAATTTTTAATGAATTATTTGATAAGGCACAACATAGCGCGATTGAAGTATTTGCTACTTCATTAGAAAAACTTTTAAAAGCACCGGCAACATATGGACACACTATTTTAGCGATCGATCCTGCTTTTGTAAGTGGTTGCAAGTTGGCTGTTTTAAATTCGAATTCAGAAGTTTTATTTATAGATAAAATATTTCCAAATGCCCCTTTATTTAAAATCATTCAAGCACAAACCACTTTGATAAAAATTTTTCAAAAATTCCCTGAAATTGATATTATAGTAATCGGCAATGGTACCGCTTCGCGTGAGACCGAGTTATTTATCGCTGATTTTATACAAAAACAAAAATTAAATGTAAAATGAGCGATTGTTTCTGAAGTTGGTGCGAGTGTCTATTCAACTTCTAAAATAGCACAAGAAGAATTTCCGAATTTATCAGTTGAAGAAAGAAGTGCTGTAAATATCGGAAGAAAATTCTTGGACCCACTAAATGAACTAGTGAAAATTAACCCTAAATCAATAGGAGTTGGACAATATCAACATGATGTAAATCAAAGAGAATTAGAGGAAAAATTAAAATATAAGGTAGATAAAGTCGTTAATGAAACTGGTGTAGATTTGAACTCTGCAACAAAATCTATTTTAACTTATGTTTCAGGTTTAAATAACAAAATTGTAGAAAAGATATTGGAATATCGTAAGTTAGTTGGTAATTTTACAAATCGCAACGAATTAAAGAAAGTTAAAGGATTAGGAGAAAAAACTTTTGAACAAAGCATTGGTTTTTTGAGAATTTTTAATTCTGAAAATTTTCTAGATAAAACCTTTATCCATCCTGAATCATATCAATTAGCTAACTATATAATTGCTAAATATCATTTTCAACCAAAAGAAACAGGAATTAAAATTTCTGAGACAATTAAAAAAGAATTGTTTAATGAATTTAGTGATAAAAAATATGAAATTGAATTAATTTTAAACGCTTTAGAAAATCCAATTAAAAATTTTGATAAGAATAAAAGTGGATTTTTGATTAAAGATAAGATTTTAGAGATACAAGATTTACAACCTGGTTTTAAATTACAAGGAACAATCGAGAATATTACAGATTTTGGTTTATTTGTATATATAGGTCTTAAAAAACATTTATTTATCCATCTCAATGATGCAAAGTTAGAGAATCAATCTATTTTTGAAAAATATTATGTAGGAATGATCATTGACTTAGAAATTTTAAATATTGATTCAAATCGCAATCGAATTAATGGCAAAGTCATATAG
- a CDS encoding folate family ECF transporter S component: protein MKRVIDKVKSKNWKEISLFPKWTIKNMVMVSILIAISVSFTIVVAQIIPIVSLPTYKFSFIGLPVKIAGFIFGPVVGVFVGIVSDLLSLLFIPPAGYNPVYTVATAINGLVSGLFGIYFNQILKTAFSREFRLQRISQKLTIYAYKYKFLKDQNEFKKADVVADKLIKLNNKKKYINQNDADNLLKNIYLFASIILLTLVIASFAWFVLNSPDEIIQKGIIKNKYILLGLMSGGTSMMLFFVFLGRFFFKTKTYLTLVPIVVFSAFLELVNIPVLAYADLLSLGNKDGKDIFFWISQHILSGPVKIWFNTFVIYYTYEIISKLIYKNSNLSYK, encoded by the coding sequence ATGAAACGAGTGATAGATAAAGTAAAAAGTAAAAACTGAAAAGAAATTAGTCTTTTTCCAAAATGAACCATCAAAAATATGGTGATGGTATCTATTTTAATTGCCATTTCAGTTAGTTTTACTATTGTTGTTGCTCAAATAATCCCTATTGTTTCATTACCTACATATAAATTTTCTTTTATAGGTTTACCGGTAAAAATAGCTGGTTTTATATTTGGACCAGTGGTAGGAGTTTTTGTTGGTATAGTAAGTGATTTACTTTCATTACTTTTTATCCCGCCAGCAGGTTATAATCCGGTATATACCGTAGCGACTGCTATTAATGGTTTGGTTTCTGGTTTATTTGGGATTTACTTTAATCAAATTTTAAAAACTGCATTCAGTCGTGAATTTCGTTTGCAAAGAATTTCACAAAAACTTACAATATATGCATATAAATATAAGTTTTTAAAAGATCAAAATGAATTCAAAAAAGCAGATGTAGTAGCTGATAAACTTATTAAATTAAACAATAAAAAGAAATATATTAATCAAAATGATGCAGATAATTTACTTAAAAATATTTATTTATTTGCAAGTATAATTCTTTTAACGTTAGTTATTGCTAGTTTTGCTTGGTTTGTTCTAAATTCGCCTGATGAAATCATTCAAAAAGGAATTATAAAAAATAAATATATTTTATTAGGTTTAATGTCTGGTGGAACTTCAATGATGTTATTTTTTGTGTTTTTAGGTCGTTTTTTCTTTAAAACCAAAACTTATTTAACACTTGTACCGATTGTGGTCTTCTCGGCATTTTTAGAGTTAGTAAATATCCCAGTACTAGCATATGCAGACTTGCTATCATTAGGAAATAAAGATGGCAAAGATATTTTCTTTTGAATTTCACAACATATTTTATCTGGTCCTGTTAAAATATGATTTAATACTTTTGTTATTTATTATACATATGAAATTATTTCAAAACTAATTTACAAAAATAGTAATTTATCTTACAAATAG